Proteins from a single region of Thermococcus sp. CX2:
- the aspS gene encoding aspartate--tRNA(Asn) ligase, with the protein MYRTHYSSQITEELNGQKVKVAGWVWEVKDLGGIKFLWIRDREGIVQITAPKKKVDPEIFKLIPKLNSEDVIAVEGIVNFTPKAKLGFEILPEKLEVLSRAQSPLPLDPTGKVKAELDTRLDNRFMDVRRPEVMAIFKIRSSLFNAVRDFFHSEGFVEIHTPKIIATATEGGTELFPMKYFEKDAFLAQSPQLYKQIMMASGLDRVYEIAPIFRAEEHNTTRHLNEAWSIDAEIAFIENEGEVMELLERLVAHTVNYIREHNEKELQTLGFELEEVKTPFRRVTYDDALEILADLGKEIPWGEDIDTEGERLLGKYMLENENAPIYFLYRYPSEAKPFYIMKYDDKPEICRAFDLEYRGVEITSGGQREHRVDVLVEQIREKGLNPESFEFYLKAFRYGMPPHGGFGLGAERLIKQMLDLNNIREVILFPRDRRRLTP; encoded by the coding sequence ATGTACAGGACGCACTATTCGAGTCAGATAACCGAGGAGTTAAACGGCCAGAAGGTTAAAGTTGCCGGCTGGGTCTGGGAAGTTAAGGACCTCGGTGGAATAAAGTTCCTTTGGATAAGGGACAGAGAAGGTATAGTCCAGATAACCGCACCCAAGAAGAAGGTTGACCCCGAGATATTCAAGCTCATACCCAAGCTTAACAGTGAGGACGTAATAGCTGTTGAGGGCATCGTGAACTTCACGCCAAAGGCCAAGCTCGGCTTCGAAATTCTCCCCGAGAAGCTCGAGGTCCTAAGCAGGGCCCAGAGCCCGCTCCCGCTCGACCCGACGGGAAAAGTCAAGGCGGAGCTGGACACTCGCCTTGACAACCGCTTTATGGACGTCAGAAGGCCGGAGGTAATGGCGATATTCAAGATACGCTCAAGCCTCTTCAATGCCGTCAGGGACTTCTTCCACAGCGAGGGCTTCGTAGAAATCCACACGCCAAAGATAATAGCCACGGCAACGGAGGGCGGCACCGAGCTCTTCCCAATGAAGTACTTCGAGAAGGACGCCTTCCTCGCCCAGAGCCCGCAGCTCTACAAGCAGATAATGATGGCTAGTGGCCTCGACCGCGTTTATGAAATCGCCCCGATTTTCAGAGCCGAGGAACACAACACGACGAGGCACCTCAACGAGGCCTGGAGCATAGATGCCGAGATAGCATTCATCGAGAACGAGGGGGAGGTAATGGAGCTCCTCGAAAGGCTTGTGGCTCACACCGTCAACTACATCCGCGAGCACAACGAAAAGGAGCTCCAGACCCTTGGCTTCGAGCTGGAGGAAGTCAAGACTCCATTCAGGCGCGTCACCTACGATGATGCCCTTGAAATCCTAGCGGATCTTGGCAAGGAGATTCCCTGGGGCGAGGACATAGACACTGAAGGCGAGAGGCTCCTCGGAAAGTACATGCTCGAGAACGAGAACGCGCCGATCTACTTCCTCTACCGCTATCCGAGCGAGGCCAAGCCATTCTACATAATGAAATATGATGATAAGCCAGAGATCTGCCGTGCATTCGACCTCGAATACCGCGGTGTCGAGATAACCTCGGGCGGCCAGAGGGAGCACAGGGTAGATGTCCTCGTTGAGCAGATAAGGGAGAAGGGACTGAACCCGGAGAGCTTCGAGTTCTACCTCAAGGCCTTCCGCTACGGCATGCCACCACATGGAGGCTTCGGACTTGGAGCCGAGAGGCTCATCAAGCAGATGCTTGACCTGAATAACATCAGGGAAGTCATACTCTTCCCGAGGGACAGAAGAAGGCTCACACCGTAA
- the pth2 gene encoding peptidyl-tRNA hydrolase Pth2: MFRYKQVMVIRKDLKLSKGKLAVQVAHGAVTAAIKAQKEKPEWFKNWFHEGQKKVVVKAENEKELFELKAHAEKLGIPTALIRDAGLTEIPPGTITCLAVGPAPEELVDKVTGHLKLV; the protein is encoded by the coding sequence ATGTTCAGGTACAAGCAGGTCATGGTCATAAGGAAGGATTTGAAGCTTAGTAAAGGCAAGTTGGCCGTCCAGGTGGCACACGGAGCCGTAACCGCGGCGATAAAGGCGCAAAAAGAGAAGCCGGAGTGGTTCAAAAACTGGTTCCACGAGGGGCAAAAGAAAGTCGTCGTTAAAGCAGAAAACGAGAAGGAGCTCTTCGAGCTGAAGGCCCACGCAGAGAAGCTCGGTATTCCAACGGCCCTCATACGCGACGCGGGCCTGACCGAGATACCGCCCGGAACGATAACATGCCTCGCGGTCGGCCCTGCCCCGGAGGAGCTCGTGGACAAGGTTACGGGACATCTGAAGCTGGTGTGA
- the hxlAB gene encoding bifunctional 3-hexulose-6-phosphate synthase/6-phospho-3-hexuloisomerase translates to MILQVALDLTDIEQAISIAEKAARGGAHWLEVGTPLIKKEGMRAVELLKRRFPDRKIVADLKTMDTGALEVEMAARHGADVVSILGVADDKTIKDAVEVARRYGIRIMVDLIGVKDKVKRAKELEKMGVHYILVHTGIDEQVQGKSPLEDLEKVVKAVSVPVAVAGGLNLETIPKVIELGATIIIVGGAITKAKDPEDVTRKIIDLFWGEYMMTIRKAMTDILEHINQVAESIRLEQVRGFVDAMIGANKIFIYGAGRSGLVGKAFAMRLMHLDFNVYVVGETITPAFEPGDLLIAISGSGETKSIVDAAEIAKKQGGKVVAITSYANSTLGKLSDVVVEIPGRTKADIPTDYIARQMLTKYKWIAPMGTLFEDSTMIFLDGVIALLMATFQKTEKDMKKKHATLE, encoded by the coding sequence ATGATACTTCAGGTTGCTTTAGACTTAACCGACATTGAACAGGCAATTTCTATCGCCGAGAAGGCCGCTAGGGGTGGCGCTCACTGGCTTGAGGTTGGAACTCCCCTCATCAAGAAGGAGGGCATGAGGGCAGTGGAGCTTCTCAAGAGACGCTTCCCAGACAGGAAAATTGTCGCCGATTTAAAAACCATGGACACCGGAGCCTTGGAGGTAGAGATGGCAGCAAGGCACGGTGCCGACGTCGTTTCTATCCTCGGCGTTGCCGATGATAAGACCATCAAGGATGCAGTTGAGGTGGCCAGAAGATATGGAATCAGGATCATGGTTGATTTAATTGGCGTGAAGGACAAGGTCAAACGTGCCAAGGAACTCGAGAAGATGGGTGTTCACTACATACTCGTCCACACAGGAATAGACGAGCAGGTCCAGGGCAAGAGTCCGCTGGAGGATCTTGAGAAGGTCGTCAAGGCCGTCAGCGTTCCAGTTGCCGTTGCCGGTGGCTTGAACCTCGAAACCATTCCAAAGGTCATAGAGCTCGGTGCGACGATAATCATAGTTGGTGGAGCCATAACCAAAGCGAAAGACCCGGAGGACGTCACTAGGAAGATAATCGACCTCTTCTGGGGAGAGTACATGATGACCATCAGGAAGGCCATGACCGATATCCTCGAGCACATCAACCAAGTTGCTGAGAGCATCAGGCTTGAGCAGGTCAGGGGCTTCGTCGATGCCATGATAGGGGCCAACAAGATATTCATCTACGGTGCAGGAAGGAGCGGTTTGGTCGGCAAGGCCTTTGCAATGCGCCTCATGCACCTCGACTTCAACGTCTACGTCGTTGGAGAGACCATAACGCCTGCCTTTGAACCGGGAGACCTGCTCATAGCCATCAGCGGTTCAGGCGAGACCAAGAGCATCGTCGATGCCGCGGAAATAGCCAAGAAGCAGGGCGGAAAGGTTGTCGCCATAACCTCCTACGCCAACTCGACCCTTGGAAAGCTCTCGGATGTCGTCGTTGAGATTCCTGGAAGGACGAAAGCCGACATACCGACGGACTACATAGCGCGCCAGATGCTTACCAAGTACAAGTGGATAGCCCCCATGGGCACGCTCTTTGAGGACTCCACCATGATATTCCTCGACGGCGTCATAGCCCTCCTCATGGCTACCTTCCAGAAGACCGAAAAGGATATGAAGAAGAAGCATGCGACCCTTGAGTAA
- the truD gene encoding tRNA pseudouridine(13) synthase TruD — MDYCEFFSQFKYLSEKPGIGGRIKVEPEDFIVMEEPLPSIFEGKKHAIFLLKKRNWDTMAAIKEIAKRAGISHREIGFAGTKDRHAVTYQYISVPGEAKEKVEAVQIRDVELKFIGYGKPLKLGHLLGNRFRIIVRDVDEGAFERTKEIVRELRSKGGFPNYFGYQRFGERRVTNHLIGKLLLKGDFEGAARLFLGAHGGNMEGDEARKTFWETGDVNRALEEFPKFLRYERAMLYRYRETGSWRKAFLSLPLPIMRIFIHAYQSYLFNLYISRRIEEGLPLNEALVGDIVIQVKGGVPYRDRTYRVTETNIGFVNEKIHKGQAMVSGPLFGFAMRRARGIPGRLEEELLDAEGITLDDFKRLPKPMAEPGGRRELLIRPLGLTYGYVSDVGMCFRFFLPKGVYATSVLREIMKDH, encoded by the coding sequence ATGGACTACTGCGAGTTCTTCTCCCAGTTTAAGTATTTGAGCGAAAAGCCCGGCATAGGCGGGAGAATTAAAGTTGAGCCCGAGGACTTCATCGTTATGGAGGAGCCCCTGCCGAGCATCTTCGAGGGAAAAAAGCATGCTATCTTCCTCCTCAAGAAGCGCAACTGGGACACCATGGCAGCCATAAAGGAGATAGCCAAGCGCGCGGGGATTTCTCATAGGGAGATAGGCTTCGCCGGGACAAAGGACAGGCACGCGGTAACCTACCAGTACATCAGCGTGCCGGGGGAGGCCAAGGAGAAGGTTGAGGCCGTTCAAATCAGGGATGTAGAGTTGAAGTTCATCGGCTACGGAAAACCTTTAAAGCTCGGCCATTTGCTCGGCAACCGCTTCAGGATAATCGTCAGGGATGTGGATGAGGGCGCCTTTGAGAGGACGAAGGAGATAGTGAGGGAGCTTCGGTCTAAGGGCGGCTTCCCCAACTACTTCGGCTACCAGCGCTTCGGCGAGAGGCGCGTTACGAACCACCTGATTGGGAAGCTCCTCCTGAAGGGCGACTTTGAGGGCGCTGCGAGGCTTTTCCTGGGGGCCCACGGGGGGAACATGGAGGGGGACGAGGCGAGGAAAACCTTCTGGGAAACGGGAGACGTTAACAGGGCTCTGGAGGAGTTCCCAAAGTTCCTTCGCTATGAGCGGGCGATGCTGTACAGGTACCGAGAGACCGGCAGCTGGAGAAAGGCATTTCTCTCGCTTCCGTTGCCCATAATGCGCATCTTCATCCACGCCTATCAGTCCTACCTCTTCAACCTCTACATCTCGCGCCGCATCGAGGAGGGTCTGCCGCTTAACGAGGCCCTTGTGGGTGATATTGTCATCCAGGTTAAGGGAGGAGTACCTTACCGCGATAGAACCTACCGCGTGACTGAGACCAACATTGGATTCGTCAATGAGAAAATCCACAAGGGTCAGGCGATGGTCTCGGGCCCTCTCTTCGGCTTCGCCATGAGGCGCGCCAGAGGTATTCCTGGAAGACTTGAGGAAGAGCTGCTCGATGCCGAGGGGATAACACTGGACGACTTCAAAAGGCTCCCAAAACCAATGGCCGAGCCCGGTGGCAGGAGAGAACTTCTCATAAGGCCCCTCGGCCTGACCTACGGCTATGTCTCAGACGTAGGAATGTGCTTCCGCTTTTTCCTGCCCAAGGGGGTTTACGCCACGAGTGTCCTGAGGGAGATAATGAAGGACCATTAG
- a CDS encoding glutamate cyclase domain-containing protein — MIAHLINTDIGDRGILSVYLEYRKENFNFLHNSAKLFLDNIERVLIVTGFPIPPMMLAETDGPPGALALYRAVEMLGGKAEILTYPEVEMVLEPFGVSFARVPEPSDYSLIISVETPGRAADGKYYSMSAMEIKREPLDGVFIEARSLGIPTIGIGDGGNEIGMGKIRELVAKYVSHGERIASTVETDELIVSAVSNWGAYGLLAQASFEVGKNLLENWNERGIIGVLAKGGLIDGVSKTRSQSVDGISAEVHERIVELLKAIVNEAL; from the coding sequence ATGATAGCCCATCTAATAAATACGGATATAGGTGACAGGGGCATCCTGAGTGTCTACCTCGAATATCGTAAGGAGAACTTTAATTTTTTACATAATTCTGCAAAGCTGTTTTTAGACAACATCGAGAGGGTTCTCATCGTTACTGGCTTTCCGATTCCCCCCATGATGCTAGCTGAAACTGATGGGCCGCCGGGAGCGCTGGCGCTTTACAGGGCTGTTGAGATGCTGGGTGGAAAGGCGGAGATTTTAACGTATCCAGAAGTCGAGATGGTCCTTGAGCCATTCGGGGTATCCTTCGCAAGAGTTCCAGAGCCGAGTGATTACTCCCTCATAATCAGCGTTGAGACTCCAGGAAGAGCGGCTGATGGCAAATACTATTCTATGAGCGCTATGGAGATAAAGAGAGAGCCACTTGATGGGGTATTCATTGAAGCTAGGAGTCTGGGAATCCCGACCATAGGCATAGGCGACGGCGGCAACGAGATAGGCATGGGGAAAATCAGGGAGTTGGTTGCAAAGTACGTTTCTCACGGCGAAAGGATAGCGAGCACCGTCGAGACGGACGAGCTTATAGTTTCTGCCGTCTCCAACTGGGGTGCCTACGGATTGCTGGCCCAGGCTTCCTTTGAGGTAGGAAAGAACCTCTTGGAAAACTGGAACGAGCGCGGGATCATTGGAGTGCTCGCTAAGGGAGGCCTCATAGATGGCGTCTCAAAGACCCGCTCTCAAAGCGTTGATGGAATAAGCGCTGAGGTTCATGAAAGAATCGTTGAGCTTTTAAAGGCAATCGTTAATGAGGCCCTTTAG
- a CDS encoding KH domain-containing protein — protein MKAPICEVCLKTDDILCPADEKKLQEGVISELDVTVARLLYKLIGDVDIEFKRAVEAGDLIIIMVGEGDVPITIGKGGKNIKALMRELGKRIRVIESVEVKGTDDVKKLATDLLYPASVFGVNIVYKPGGGTYYKVLVLGRDRKKLPEKAEVLESILSQIVGEEVKMDFI, from the coding sequence ATGAAGGCACCAATCTGTGAGGTGTGTTTGAAGACCGACGACATTCTGTGCCCGGCTGACGAGAAAAAACTTCAGGAGGGGGTTATCTCCGAGCTTGACGTTACCGTTGCGAGACTCCTCTACAAGCTTATTGGCGACGTTGATATTGAGTTCAAGAGGGCCGTCGAGGCTGGAGACCTTATAATAATTATGGTCGGAGAGGGCGACGTGCCGATAACCATCGGAAAGGGCGGCAAGAACATCAAGGCCCTCATGAGGGAGCTCGGAAAGAGGATAAGGGTCATCGAGAGCGTTGAAGTGAAGGGAACCGACGACGTCAAGAAGCTCGCCACCGACCTGCTCTACCCAGCGAGCGTCTTCGGTGTTAATATCGTCTACAAGCCTGGAGGAGGAACCTACTACAAGGTCCTCGTCCTCGGCAGGGACAGAAAGAAGCTCCCAGAAAAGGCCGAGGTGCTCGAGAGCATACTCTCCCAGATAGTTGGGGAGGAAGTTAAAATGGACTTCATCTGA
- a CDS encoding DUF357 domain-containing protein, with product MEREITEEKLRRYFRITEEALRTLEIAVHQKSLLRSVADDFLTMAKSYFEDAKYYYEKGDYVTAFAALNYAHGFIDAGVRLGVFKGEDDRLFAFG from the coding sequence GTGGAGCGAGAGATAACCGAGGAAAAGCTCCGGAGGTATTTTAGAATCACCGAGGAGGCACTTAGGACGCTTGAAATAGCCGTCCACCAGAAGAGCCTCCTGAGGAGCGTTGCGGATGACTTTTTGACTATGGCGAAGAGCTATTTTGAGGACGCTAAATACTACTACGAGAAAGGCGACTACGTGACGGCTTTTGCCGCCCTCAACTACGCACATGGCTTTATCGACGCTGGGGTGAGGCTTGGAGTCTTCAAGGGGGAAGATGACAGACTGTTTGCTTTTGGTTGA
- a CDS encoding arginase family protein: MVTFIPFGEKPNRDGVLYVLQLLRRNKLIEDYMIVESSRVELLAERIPQDRAYIVGEHLATYGIVEKLRPNSLLSIDGHTDLMHDYLDHGSWLAYTLEERLVNRAVVLAPVLMIPTTERTQLWTRRVKIFPALLRSRKVRGKWKAYKNLQTNSLDEILAEIKKYLGEEIYLTVDMDVLRPEYKIARFQHGELTLEELLEILEEIKKNFKIRAFDMAEVSDRIRRSRLGKKAFVEVFQLLMG, from the coding sequence ATGGTCACGTTCATCCCTTTCGGCGAAAAGCCCAACCGGGACGGCGTTCTCTACGTTCTGCAGCTGCTCAGACGGAACAAGCTCATAGAGGACTACATGATAGTTGAATCGAGCAGGGTTGAGCTTTTAGCGGAGCGCATTCCTCAAGACCGGGCCTACATCGTCGGTGAGCACCTGGCAACCTACGGCATAGTGGAAAAGCTCAGGCCAAACTCGCTTCTCAGCATAGACGGCCACACAGACTTGATGCACGACTACCTCGACCACGGCTCCTGGCTCGCTTACACCCTCGAGGAACGCCTAGTTAACAGGGCCGTCGTCCTCGCACCAGTCCTCATGATCCCGACCACCGAGAGAACTCAGCTCTGGACGAGGCGCGTGAAGATTTTCCCCGCACTGCTCAGGAGCAGGAAGGTGCGCGGAAAGTGGAAGGCCTACAAAAACCTCCAGACTAATTCCCTCGACGAGATACTGGCCGAAATTAAAAAGTACCTCGGCGAGGAGATATATCTAACGGTCGATATGGACGTTCTCAGGCCAGAATACAAGATAGCCCGCTTCCAGCACGGGGAGCTCACGCTGGAGGAGCTCCTGGAAATCCTCGAGGAGATAAAGAAAAACTTTAAGATAAGGGCCTTTGACATGGCCGAAGTTTCTGATAGAATTAGACGCTCCCGCCTAGGAAAGAAGGCCTTCGTGGAGGTCTTCCAGCTCCTGATGGGGTGA
- a CDS encoding TIGR02253 family HAD-type hydrolase — translation MEAVLFDIDGTILTEKPLVMLFLPQVYDRLSKKMGISKDEARERFLAEVLGRRDTYDWHDWNFFFRLFDLDLKYEELLERYFHKLVIYPDTVPTLEWLREAGYKLGVVTSGPSYQRLKLKLVGLLEYFDVVVTRDDVGTIKPEPEIFLHALEKLGVEPKEAVMVGDSLSQDVYGAKNIGMTAVWINRNGDRGYNMPDYEIRTLYELRKVLGGEK, via the coding sequence ATGGAGGCCGTTCTGTTCGACATCGATGGGACGATACTGACGGAGAAGCCCCTCGTAATGCTCTTCCTCCCGCAGGTCTACGATAGGCTCTCCAAAAAGATGGGAATCAGCAAGGACGAGGCGAGAGAGCGCTTCCTAGCAGAGGTACTAGGTAGGCGTGATACATACGACTGGCACGACTGGAACTTCTTCTTCAGGCTCTTTGACCTTGATCTGAAATATGAAGAACTTCTTGAGAGGTATTTCCACAAGCTCGTGATTTATCCTGACACTGTTCCTACCCTCGAATGGCTGAGGGAGGCTGGCTACAAGCTCGGTGTCGTGACGAGTGGGCCTTCCTATCAGCGGCTTAAGCTCAAGCTCGTCGGCCTTTTGGAGTACTTCGACGTTGTCGTCACCAGGGATGACGTTGGGACAATAAAACCTGAACCCGAGATCTTTCTCCATGCCCTCGAAAAGCTTGGTGTTGAACCCAAGGAGGCCGTTATGGTCGGGGATTCCCTTTCACAGGACGTTTACGGTGCCAAAAACATCGGCATGACCGCCGTGTGGATAAACCGCAACGGGGATAGGGGCTACAATATGCCCGATTATGAGATAAGAACCCTTTATGAGCTGAGAAAAGTCTTGGGTGGTGAAAAATGA
- a CDS encoding GNAT family N-acetyltransferase: MAMVSTLNVRIATLEDVAGIVDVHRSGIERWLKREGGRVEEAHYEELSVSERYLHGGPWMSIESCAVHLNNLLLEGQIAVVAEVDGRIVGEAELLISEEPVHGEITKIAHLDVIEVHREFRERGVGRAIVEFLEELALERGCRLFTATPDPSAVGFYKKIGVSEVVYRASIVEFDTSKFPEPPKDPETFEFSWDDVKALEMVAGRFQSSYHYWFVSFRDRIAGVDDVIPFESGMLGESYYVLRGLPSGDGGTLFLWGRREDLPLILGRAREIGFKKVRTVVDETVLGELKPRVLGENIILGRHLQ; encoded by the coding sequence ATGGCTATGGTCTCGACCCTGAACGTGCGGATTGCGACGCTTGAAGACGTGGCTGGAATAGTTGACGTCCACCGATCCGGAATTGAGCGGTGGCTTAAACGAGAAGGCGGAAGGGTTGAGGAGGCCCACTATGAGGAGCTGAGCGTAAGCGAGCGCTATCTCCACGGCGGCCCCTGGATGAGCATCGAGAGCTGTGCGGTTCACCTAAACAATCTCCTTCTTGAGGGGCAGATTGCAGTGGTGGCTGAAGTAGATGGGAGGATCGTTGGCGAGGCCGAACTTCTGATAAGCGAAGAACCCGTGCATGGGGAGATTACCAAAATAGCGCACCTGGATGTTATCGAAGTTCACAGGGAATTCAGGGAACGTGGAGTTGGACGGGCAATAGTGGAGTTCTTGGAGGAACTTGCTCTGGAGAGGGGGTGCAGACTTTTCACCGCAACTCCCGATCCAAGTGCCGTCGGATTCTACAAGAAAATAGGCGTTTCAGAGGTCGTCTATAGGGCCAGCATCGTCGAGTTCGATACTTCAAAGTTCCCTGAACCTCCGAAAGATCCTGAAACATTCGAGTTCTCTTGGGACGACGTGAAGGCCCTCGAAATGGTCGCGGGAAGGTTCCAGAGCTCGTACCACTACTGGTTCGTTTCCTTCAGGGACAGGATAGCCGGTGTGGACGATGTTATACCTTTTGAGAGCGGAATGCTCGGTGAGTCCTACTACGTGCTCAGGGGATTGCCCTCTGGCGATGGGGGCACGCTGTTCCTGTGGGGCAGGCGGGAGGACCTTCCCCTTATCCTGGGACGGGCAAGGGAGATCGGGTTCAAAAAGGTTCGCACCGTCGTTGATGAAACCGTTCTGGGGGAACTCAAGCCCAGGGTTCTTGGCGAAAACATAATACTCGGCAGGCATCTCCAATAG
- a CDS encoding HD domain-containing protein — MKLDNFITDEESLKLIERTREFAEHFFEREGTHGFSHVERVFNLCMHIGREEGADLEILALAALLHDVARPLESAGKVEDHAAEGARIARHYLRSLGYPEEKVEAVVHAIEAHRFSRGPEPRTLEAKILSDADKLDAIGAIGIARVFMYSGEHGRDIDASLEHFEEKILKLKDLMYTETARKMAEERHRFTVEFIERIRREIEGEI; from the coding sequence ATGAAGCTGGATAATTTCATAACCGATGAAGAGAGCCTCAAGCTCATAGAACGCACGAGGGAGTTTGCGGAGCACTTCTTCGAACGCGAAGGGACGCATGGCTTCAGCCACGTAGAGCGCGTTTTCAACCTGTGCATGCACATAGGCAGAGAGGAAGGTGCCGATTTAGAGATTCTGGCCCTGGCGGCCCTCCTTCATGACGTTGCGAGGCCCCTCGAGAGCGCCGGAAAGGTCGAGGATCACGCTGCCGAGGGGGCGAGGATAGCGAGGCACTACCTGAGGAGCTTGGGCTATCCGGAGGAAAAGGTTGAAGCCGTTGTCCATGCCATAGAAGCCCACCGCTTCTCCCGCGGTCCGGAACCAAGAACCCTGGAGGCTAAAATTCTGAGTGATGCTGACAAGCTCGACGCAATAGGCGCGATAGGCATTGCTAGGGTCTTCATGTATTCCGGCGAGCACGGCAGGGATATAGATGCATCACTGGAACACTTCGAGGAGAAGATACTCAAGCTGAAAGACCTCATGTATACCGAAACCGCCAGAAAGATGGCGGAAGAGCGGCACCGCTTTACCGTGGAGTTCATAGAGCGCATAAGGCGCGAGATAGAGGGAGAAATCTGA
- a CDS encoding M20 family metallopeptidase — translation MNPVEEALKIKEEIIAWRRDFHMYPELKYEEERTSKIVEEHLREWGYRIKRVGTGIIADIGAGERTIALRADMDALPVQEENNVPYKSKIPGKMHACGHDAHTAMLLGAAKIIAEHSEELNGRVRLIFQPAEEGGNGALKMIEGGALDGVDAIFGFHVWMDLPSGVIGIRDGPFLAGAGIFNALIKGKGGHGASPHETIDPIPIAAETILALQTIVSRNVDPIESGVISVTSICGGTAFNVIPEEVKLKGTIRFFKPEVGELIVRRMKEIFEGVTKAHGASYELDIEELTPPTVNDKRMADFARKVADKYGLTWGEVKPTMGAEDFSFYLQKVPGVFLALGIRNEEKGIVYPHHHPKFDVDEEVLHLGTAMEVALAFEFLRE, via the coding sequence ATGAACCCAGTTGAAGAAGCCCTCAAGATTAAGGAGGAGATAATCGCGTGGAGAAGGGACTTCCACATGTACCCAGAGCTCAAGTACGAGGAGGAGAGAACCTCCAAGATAGTTGAGGAGCACCTGCGCGAGTGGGGCTACAGGATCAAGCGCGTCGGCACTGGTATCATAGCAGACATAGGAGCGGGCGAAAGAACGATAGCCCTCCGCGCGGATATGGACGCTCTGCCGGTCCAGGAAGAGAACAACGTTCCCTACAAGTCGAAGATTCCAGGCAAGATGCACGCCTGCGGACACGATGCACATACCGCCATGCTCCTCGGAGCGGCCAAGATAATAGCCGAGCACAGTGAGGAGCTCAATGGAAGGGTTAGGCTCATCTTCCAGCCGGCTGAGGAAGGCGGAAACGGAGCATTGAAGATGATCGAAGGCGGAGCTCTGGATGGAGTAGATGCAATCTTCGGCTTCCATGTCTGGATGGACCTGCCGAGCGGAGTTATAGGAATACGCGATGGCCCATTCCTGGCTGGAGCTGGAATATTCAATGCCCTGATTAAGGGCAAGGGCGGCCACGGTGCCTCGCCTCACGAGACTATCGACCCAATTCCAATAGCTGCGGAAACCATACTGGCCCTCCAGACCATAGTGAGCAGGAACGTTGACCCGATAGAGAGTGGCGTCATCAGCGTTACCTCCATCTGCGGCGGGACGGCATTCAACGTGATTCCCGAGGAGGTCAAGCTTAAAGGAACGATAAGGTTCTTCAAGCCAGAGGTGGGCGAGCTAATAGTGAGGAGAATGAAGGAGATATTTGAGGGTGTAACGAAGGCCCACGGCGCTTCATACGAGCTCGACATTGAGGAGCTGACGCCGCCGACGGTGAACGATAAGAGAATGGCAGACTTTGCGAGGAAAGTGGCCGACAAATACGGCCTTACATGGGGCGAGGTCAAGCCGACGATGGGCGCAGAGGACTTCTCCTTCTATCTCCAGAAGGTTCCCGGGGTGTTTTTGGCCCTTGGCATAAGGAACGAGGAGAAGGGAATAGTCTATCCCCACCACCATCCCAAGTTCGACGTCGATGAGGAAGTTCTGCACCTCGGAACGGCAATGGAGGTCGCTCTGGCTTTCGAGTTCTTAAGGGAATGA
- a CDS encoding phosphoglycolate phosphatase — translation MIKAISLDIDGTITYPDRRLHEDALKAIRLAESLGVPVMLVTGNSIPFAEAMAIMIGTTGPVVAEDGGALSVKDGRLRKRIYLTMMDEEWILWSEIKRRYPEAVLSFSMPERKAGLVVMRTIPVEKVRGLIEELGLNLIAVDSGFAIHIKKPWINKGTGIEKACEILGISPKEVAHVGDGENDLDAFRVVGYRVAVGQAPETLKAEADYVTRATYGEGGAEGIVHILRKFGYLAKE, via the coding sequence ATGATTAAAGCCATATCTCTCGACATAGACGGCACCATCACTTATCCAGACAGGCGGCTCCACGAGGATGCTCTAAAGGCCATAAGGCTCGCTGAGAGCCTCGGTGTTCCGGTCATGCTCGTCACGGGCAATTCTATACCATTTGCCGAGGCGATGGCAATAATGATAGGGACCACCGGGCCGGTCGTGGCTGAGGATGGCGGTGCCCTCTCAGTAAAGGACGGCCGTTTGAGAAAGAGGATATACCTCACAATGATGGACGAGGAGTGGATCCTCTGGAGCGAGATAAAGAGGCGCTATCCCGAGGCCGTTCTCAGCTTCTCGATGCCTGAAAGAAAGGCGGGTCTCGTGGTAATGCGCACGATTCCCGTCGAGAAAGTTAGAGGGCTCATAGAAGAGCTGGGACTCAACTTGATAGCTGTTGACTCCGGCTTTGCCATACACATCAAGAAGCCCTGGATAAACAAGGGGACGGGCATAGAGAAGGCCTGCGAGATTCTCGGCATAAGTCCGAAAGAGGTTGCTCACGTTGGCGACGGTGAGAACGACCTCGATGCCTTCCGCGTTGTTGGCTACCGCGTGGCCGTTGGACAGGCCCCGGAGACACTGAAAGCTGAAGCCGACTACGTGACGCGGGCGACCTACGGCGAGGGAGGGGCGGAGGGAATAGTACATATCCTCCGGAAGTTCGGGTACCTCGCGAAGGAATAG